A region from the Desulfoglaeba alkanexedens ALDC genome encodes:
- the rpmD gene encoding 50S ribosomal protein L30 gives MAQAIKVKLVRSPIGRPEKHRKILKALGLTRLNREVTLYATPPIVGAVVKVNHLVEVREA, from the coding sequence ATGGCACAGGCCATCAAAGTCAAGCTGGTGCGGAGTCCCATCGGCAGGCCCGAGAAGCATCGAAAGATCCTGAAGGCCTTGGGACTGACCAGGCTCAACAGGGAAGTGACGCTATATGCGACCCCCCCGATCGTGGGTGCGGTGGTGAAGGTGAACCACCTGGTCGAGGTGCGGGAAGCCTAG
- a CDS encoding adenylate kinase produces MNIILLGPPGAGKGTQAKRLIDKYGIPQISTGDMLRAALKAGTPLGLEAKKYMDKGELVPDSVVIGLVKERIQQGDCAKGYMLDGFPRNVSQAEALDGMLDQLGQKIDHVVCIEVPNDELVERLTGRRTCRECGAGYHVKFDPPKKDGICDKCGGELYQRDDDNVQTVTSRLKVYSDQTEPLINYYDNQGKLRRIDGVGDIDEIFGRIVAVLG; encoded by the coding sequence ATGAACATCATCTTGTTGGGTCCCCCGGGAGCCGGAAAAGGAACGCAGGCCAAGAGGCTGATCGACAAGTACGGGATTCCCCAGATTTCAACCGGCGACATGCTCCGGGCAGCCCTCAAGGCGGGAACCCCCTTGGGGCTGGAGGCCAAGAAATACATGGATAAAGGGGAACTGGTTCCCGACAGCGTGGTGATCGGGCTGGTTAAGGAACGGATTCAACAGGGCGATTGCGCCAAGGGTTACATGTTGGACGGGTTTCCCAGGAATGTGAGCCAGGCTGAAGCGCTCGACGGCATGCTTGACCAACTGGGCCAGAAGATCGACCATGTGGTCTGCATCGAGGTCCCCAACGACGAGCTGGTGGAACGCCTGACCGGGCGGCGCACGTGCCGTGAATGCGGAGCGGGCTACCACGTGAAGTTCGATCCGCCCAAAAAGGACGGGATCTGCGACAAGTGCGGCGGCGAACTCTACCAGCGCGACGACGACAACGTGCAGACGGTGACCTCGCGACTCAAGGTTTACTCGGACCAGACGGAGCCCTTGATCAACTATTACGACAATCAGGGCAAGCTGCGCCGGATCGACGGTGTGGGGGATATCGACGAGATTTTCGGTCGAATCGTCGCGGTGCTGGGGTAG
- the map gene encoding type I methionyl aminopeptidase: protein MIILKSKREIEKIRRSCLIVAEVLEAVKERVRPGVTTWELDALSEELAAKYGAVPAFKGYHGFPYALCTSINEEIVHGMPSRKRELVEGDIISVDYGILLDGYYGDAAVTVAVGDVSEAARRLCRVTQESLGKAIEKAVPGNRLSDISHAVQAHVEHHGYSVVREFVGHGIGKSLHESPQIPNYGPPGRGVKLKPGMVIAIEPMINEGGPEIEILEDGWTAVTRDRKLSAHYEHTVAITENGPEILTVL, encoded by the coding sequence ATGATCATTCTCAAGTCCAAACGCGAAATTGAGAAGATCCGGCGCTCCTGCCTGATCGTGGCGGAGGTTCTCGAAGCGGTGAAGGAGCGTGTTCGGCCGGGGGTCACCACCTGGGAACTGGATGCGTTGAGTGAGGAACTGGCCGCAAAGTACGGGGCGGTCCCGGCCTTCAAGGGCTATCATGGGTTCCCGTACGCGCTGTGCACATCCATAAATGAAGAAATCGTCCACGGGATGCCGTCCAGGAAACGCGAGCTGGTGGAAGGAGACATCATCAGTGTGGATTACGGGATTCTTCTGGACGGCTACTATGGGGATGCGGCGGTGACCGTAGCCGTGGGAGACGTCTCCGAAGCCGCGCGCCGTCTGTGCCGGGTGACCCAGGAATCCCTAGGGAAGGCCATTGAAAAGGCGGTCCCGGGCAATCGGCTTTCGGATATCTCCCATGCGGTTCAGGCTCATGTGGAACACCACGGGTATTCAGTGGTCAGAGAATTCGTGGGCCATGGGATTGGAAAGAGCCTCCATGAGAGCCCTCAGATTCCCAATTATGGGCCTCCGGGCAGGGGCGTGAAACTCAAGCCCGGAATGGTGATCGCCATCGAACCGATGATCAACGAGGGAGGACCGGAAATCGAAATTCTGGAGGATGGGTGGACGGCGGTCACGCGGGACCGGAAGCTGTCGGCGCACTACGAACACACGGTGGCGATCACCGAAAACGGCCCCGAAATCCTGACGGTCCTCTAA
- the rplR gene encoding 50S ribosomal protein L18 produces the protein MTSKKNPREQARLKRKKRIRTKVKGTPDRPRLTVFRSAKHIYAQIIDDTRGVTLAASSTLLKDPDLDEKSGGKVQSAERVGERIAREAMERGIRQVVFDRNGFIYHGRIRAVADGARKAGLDF, from the coding sequence GAATCCGCGGGAACAGGCTCGACTGAAACGGAAGAAGCGCATCCGAACGAAGGTCAAGGGAACCCCCGATCGACCGCGTCTCACCGTGTTCCGGAGCGCCAAGCACATCTACGCTCAGATCATCGACGATACCCGGGGTGTTACGCTGGCTGCGTCGTCAACGTTGCTCAAGGATCCGGACTTGGATGAGAAGTCCGGGGGCAAGGTGCAAAGCGCCGAACGGGTGGGCGAACGAATCGCCAGGGAAGCCATGGAACGTGGCATCCGGCAGGTGGTCTTCGACCGGAACGGCTTCATTTATCACGGCCGCATTCGGGCTGTCGCTGACGGCGCCCGCAAGGCGGGATTGGACTTCTAG
- the rpmJ gene encoding 50S ribosomal protein L36 translates to MKVRASVKRMCRKCKIIRRHGQVRVICENPKHKQRQG, encoded by the coding sequence ATGAAAGTGCGAGCGTCGGTGAAGCGCATGTGTCGGAAGTGCAAGATCATTCGGCGCCACGGGCAGGTGCGCGTCATCTGTGAAAATCCGAAGCACAAACAGAGACAGGGTTAA
- the infA gene encoding translation initiation factor IF-1, whose protein sequence is MAKEDAIEVEGTVIEPLPNAMFRVELENGHRVLAHISGKMRMHFIRILPGDKVTVELSPYDLTRGRIVYRSKG, encoded by the coding sequence ATGGCCAAAGAAGACGCGATTGAGGTGGAAGGCACCGTCATCGAGCCCCTTCCGAACGCCATGTTTCGTGTGGAGCTTGAGAATGGCCATAGAGTTCTCGCGCACATTTCCGGGAAGATGAGGATGCATTTCATTCGCATTCTGCCCGGGGACAAGGTCACGGTTGAGCTCTCGCCCTATGATCTCACGCGGGGTCGGATCGTCTATCGTTCCAAGGGTTGA
- the secY gene encoding preprotein translocase subunit SecY produces MLTGFQNIGKIPELKKRVGTTLLLLAVYRIGVFIPTPGINGEALAAFFGAAQGTLLGLFNMFSGGALERLSVFALGIMPYISASIILQLLTVVIPHLEQLKKEGEAGRKKITQYTRYGTVLLSIIQGFGIAFGLEGMTGPGGESVVIYPGWGFRLITVITLTAGTAFIMWLGEQITERGIGNGISLIIFAGIVAGMPGAVVNTVRLIQTGEMSVFVALILLVAMVVIVGAIIFMERGQRRIPVQYAKRVVGRRMYGGQSTHLPLKINTAGVIPPIFASSIIMFPATIANFIKTPWMEAVARTLTPGHWLYNILYVGFIIFFCYFYTAIVFNPVDVAENMKKYGGFIPGIRPGHSTAEFIDRVLSRITLGGALYVSAVCVLPTVLIQEFNVPFYFGGTALLIVVGVAMDTVAQIEAHMLSRHYEGFLKKGRVKGRR; encoded by the coding sequence GTGCTGACGGGTTTTCAAAACATAGGAAAGATCCCCGAGCTCAAGAAGCGGGTCGGGACCACGTTGCTTCTCCTTGCCGTTTACCGGATCGGGGTGTTCATCCCCACTCCGGGAATCAACGGCGAAGCGCTCGCGGCCTTTTTCGGGGCCGCGCAGGGCACACTCCTCGGTCTGTTCAACATGTTTTCAGGGGGAGCCCTGGAAAGGCTTTCGGTGTTCGCGCTCGGCATCATGCCTTACATCAGCGCCTCGATCATTCTGCAGCTCCTCACGGTGGTGATCCCGCACCTGGAACAGCTGAAGAAGGAAGGGGAAGCCGGGCGGAAGAAGATCACTCAGTACACGCGCTACGGTACGGTGCTGTTGAGCATCATCCAGGGCTTCGGGATCGCCTTCGGCCTTGAGGGGATGACGGGTCCCGGCGGGGAATCCGTGGTGATCTATCCGGGCTGGGGTTTCCGTCTGATCACCGTGATCACCCTGACGGCGGGGACGGCGTTCATCATGTGGCTCGGGGAACAGATCACCGAGCGGGGAATCGGAAACGGGATTTCGCTCATCATCTTCGCCGGAATCGTGGCCGGGATGCCGGGAGCGGTGGTCAACACCGTACGGCTCATCCAGACCGGTGAAATGAGCGTGTTTGTCGCCTTGATCCTTCTAGTGGCCATGGTGGTGATCGTGGGGGCCATCATCTTTATGGAGCGGGGCCAGAGGAGGATTCCGGTCCAATATGCGAAGCGGGTGGTGGGCAGGCGTATGTACGGCGGCCAGAGCACGCACCTGCCCCTCAAGATCAACACCGCCGGGGTCATTCCGCCGATCTTCGCGTCATCGATCATCATGTTTCCGGCCACCATCGCCAACTTCATCAAGACGCCGTGGATGGAAGCGGTGGCCCGGACCTTGACTCCCGGACATTGGCTCTACAACATCCTGTACGTGGGCTTCATCATCTTCTTCTGTTACTTTTATACGGCCATCGTGTTCAATCCGGTGGATGTGGCCGAGAACATGAAAAAGTACGGCGGATTCATTCCCGGCATCCGGCCCGGGCATTCCACCGCGGAATTCATCGACCGGGTGTTGAGCCGCATCACGCTCGGAGGCGCCCTTTACGTATCGGCGGTCTGCGTGCTGCCGACGGTTCTGATCCAAGAATTCAACGTGCCCTTCTACTTCGGTGGGACTGCGCTCCTTATCGTGGTGGGCGTAGCGATGGATACGGTGGCTCAGATCGAGGCTCACATGTTGAGCCGGCACTACGAGGGATTTCTCAAGAAGGGGAGAGTCAAGGGCCGGCGATGA
- the rplO gene encoding 50S ribosomal protein L15: MRLNELAPVPGARRKAKRVGRGNGSGLGKTAGRGNKGQKSRAGGGTAPWFEGGQMPLQRRVPKRGFTNIFREAYSIVNVEALGRFAEGSEVGPVELARAGLISKADAPVKLLGSGSLDRPVTVRVHRASASAVEKVRAAGGQVQLIPVKKE, from the coding sequence ATGAGGCTGAATGAACTGGCTCCCGTCCCGGGGGCGAGGCGAAAAGCAAAGAGAGTTGGACGCGGCAATGGATCCGGGCTCGGCAAGACGGCCGGTAGAGGGAACAAAGGCCAGAAATCCCGGGCCGGGGGCGGGACGGCTCCATGGTTCGAAGGGGGCCAGATGCCGTTGCAGCGCCGGGTGCCCAAGCGTGGATTCACCAATATCTTCCGCGAGGCGTACAGCATCGTCAATGTTGAAGCTCTGGGGCGGTTTGCCGAAGGCAGTGAGGTTGGGCCGGTGGAGCTGGCGAGGGCGGGGCTGATTTCCAAGGCCGACGCTCCGGTGAAACTCCTCGGATCCGGAAGCCTGGACCGTCCGGTTACGGTGCGCGTTCACCGGGCGAGCGCGTCGGCGGTGGAGAAGGTTCGTGCAGCCGGTGGGCAGGTCCAGTTGATCCCAGTCAAAAAGGAATAA
- the rpsM gene encoding 30S ribosomal protein S13, giving the protein MARIAGIDLPKNKRIEIGLTYIYGIGRSTSAKILKQANVDPGVKTDDLTEEEINAIRQVIDANYKVEGDLRSEVSMNIKRLMDLGCYRGLRHRRGLPVRGQRTHTNARTRKGPRRSVIGKRKK; this is encoded by the coding sequence TTGGCACGGATCGCAGGCATCGATTTACCGAAGAACAAGCGCATCGAGATCGGGCTGACGTACATCTATGGCATCGGCCGGTCGACGTCCGCAAAAATATTGAAACAGGCCAACGTTGACCCCGGTGTGAAAACGGACGATCTGACGGAAGAGGAAATCAACGCCATCCGCCAGGTGATCGACGCCAACTACAAGGTCGAAGGCGATCTCCGATCGGAAGTGTCCATGAACATCAAGCGCCTGATGGACCTTGGATGTTATCGGGGATTGCGTCACCGGCGCGGCCTGCCGGTGCGCGGCCAGCGAACGCATACCAACGCACGCACACGGAAAGGTCCTCGCAGGTCGGTCATCGGAAAACGAAAGAAATAG
- the rpsE gene encoding 30S ribosomal protein S5, producing MAAFESSETQIIDKIVHISRVAKVVKGGRRFSFSAIVVVGDGNGRVGFGLGKANEVPEAIRKGLDTAKRDMFEVPLMDGTIPHDVLGRFGASSVVLKPASPGTGVIAGGAVRAVMEAAGVRDVLTKCIGSRNPHNVVKATLGGLRQLRSAEAIGRTRGREPQELRA from the coding sequence TTGGCAGCATTTGAATCCAGCGAAACGCAGATCATCGACAAAATCGTCCATATCAGCCGAGTGGCGAAGGTGGTCAAGGGCGGCCGGCGGTTTTCCTTCAGCGCCATCGTCGTGGTCGGCGACGGCAACGGACGGGTCGGCTTCGGACTCGGTAAGGCCAACGAAGTCCCGGAAGCCATCCGAAAGGGACTTGATACCGCGAAGCGGGACATGTTTGAGGTGCCCCTGATGGACGGCACTATCCCCCATGACGTCCTCGGCCGGTTCGGGGCCTCCAGTGTGGTGTTGAAGCCGGCGTCGCCGGGAACCGGTGTGATCGCCGGCGGGGCGGTTCGCGCGGTGATGGAAGCGGCGGGCGTCCGCGACGTGCTCACCAAATGCATCGGGTCTAGGAACCCGCACAACGTGGTGAAAGCGACGCTGGGAGGACTGAGGCAGCTGAGGAGTGCGGAAGCGATCGGCAGGACCCGGGGGCGGGAACCGCAGGAACTGCGTGCCTAG
- the rpsK gene encoding 30S ribosomal protein S11, with protein sequence MAKAKGGPRKKKERKNIQNGIAHIRSTFNNTVITITDTSGNAISWASGGSQGFKGSRKSTPFAAQVAAQSAAKAAMEHGLQSVEVYVKGPGSGREAALRALQAAGLNVTVIRDVTPIPHNGCRPPKRRRV encoded by the coding sequence ATGGCTAAGGCAAAAGGCGGTCCGCGCAAGAAAAAGGAACGCAAGAATATCCAAAACGGCATTGCTCACATTCGTTCCACGTTCAACAACACGGTGATCACCATCACGGATACCAGCGGCAACGCCATATCGTGGGCGAGCGGCGGGAGCCAGGGTTTCAAGGGATCGCGCAAGAGCACGCCTTTCGCGGCCCAGGTGGCGGCCCAGTCCGCCGCCAAGGCCGCCATGGAACACGGACTCCAGAGCGTGGAAGTGTACGTGAAGGGTCCGGGTTCGGGGCGGGAGGCCGCGCTCAGGGCCCTGCAGGCCGCCGGTCTGAACGTCACCGTCATCCGGGACGTGACGCCCATCCCGCACAACGGCTGCCGTCCGCCCAAGAGGAGGCGGGTTTGA